In one Parus major isolate Abel unplaced genomic scaffold, Parus_major1.1 Scaffold442, whole genome shotgun sequence genomic region, the following are encoded:
- the FRMD8 gene encoding FERM domain-containing protein 8 — MRGGPGGSHNPPLPPALLYLPDGSALPLPLEPPPGPTAAELLRRLQGALRLPPAAGDALALWLGSELLEVQLKPRHRPLRLVRHWPELLLRFSLGSPAAIAQDEPCLQLRRNVFFPKSRELELQEEELLRLLYEEAREQLQAGRYPVDPPEAAELGGLSCRLRLGPFEPGRHTELSLRPMLGELLPPGPPARWGALFRRSREPGPSQRLLEAFARAPGPEAPPAGLYRDFLRRCHALPGYGCAFFPGAIERPSGGLLGRGGLRPQNRLSPE; from the exons ATGcgcgggggtcccggggggtcGCACAACCCCCCGttgcccccagccctgctgtatCTGCCGGACGGGTCGGCGCTGCCGCTGCCGCTGGAGCCGCCGCCGGGCCCCACGGCCGCGGAGCTGCTGCGCCGGCTGCAGGGAGCGCTGCGCCTCCCGCCCGCCGCCGGGGACGCGCTCGCGCTGTGGCTGGGGTCGGAGCTGCTCG AGGTGCAGCTGAAGCCGCGGCACCGACCCCTGCGCCTGGTCCGGCACTGGCCGGAGCTGCTGCTGCGCTTCAGCCTCGGCTCGCCCGCGGCCATCGCCCAAG ATGAGCCGTGTCTGCAGCTGCGCAGGAACGTGTTCTTCCCTAAGAGCCGCGAGCTGGAG CTACAGGAGGAGGAGTTGCTCCGGTTGCTCTATGAGGAGGCGCGGGAGCAGCTGCAGGCGGGGCGTTACCCCGTGGACCCTCCCGAGGCTGCcgagctgggggggctcagctgCCGCCTGCGCCTGGGGCCCTTCGAGCCCGGCCGGCACACGGAGCTCAGCCTGCG GCCgatgctgggggagctgctgccgCCGGGTCCTCCGGCCCGCTGGGGGGCGCTGTTCCGGCGCTCCCGCGAGCCGGGCCCCTCCCAGCGGCTGCTCGAGGCCTTCGCGCGTGCGCCAGGCCCCGAGGCGCCCCCTGCCGGATTGTACCGGGACTTCCTGCGCCGCTGCCACGCCCTGCCCGGCTACGG GTGCGCCTTCTTCCCAGGAGCCATTGAGCGGCCTTCGGGGGGGCTGCTGGGCCGGGGGGGGCTGCGCCCC CAAAACCGCCTCAGTCCCgaataa